Proteins from a genomic interval of Schistosoma mansoni strain Puerto Rico chromosome 2, complete genome:
- a CDS encoding putative small nuclear ribonucleoprotein SM-D3, which produces MSVGIPIKVLHDAEGHVVTLETVSGEVFRGKLVEAEDNMNVHMCDLIMTSRDGRTSNLQQVYIRGSKIRFLILPDMLKNSPMLKRPQGAKGLGTGRGKNAMLRAGVRGRGTFVRGRVATVRGTGRTTGRF; this is translated from the exons ATGTCAGTTGGCATCCCTATCAAAGTTTTGCATGATGCCGAGGGACATGTCGTTACTCTAGAAACTGTTAGTGGCGAAGTTTTTCGTGGAAAACTTGTTGAAGCGGAAGATAATATGAATGTTCACATGTGCGACCTAATAATGACTTCCCGTGACGGTCGTACATCAAACCTTCAACAAGTATATATTCGAGGCAGTAAAATTCG TTTCCTCATCCTTCCTGATATGCTGAAAAACTCCCCTATGTTGAAACGTCCACAGGGTGCCAAGGGATTAGGCACGGGAAGAGGGAAGAATGCAATGTTAAGGGCTGGTG TTCGCGGGCGTGGCACTTTTGTTCGTGGACGTGTTGCAACTGTTCGTGGCACTGGAAGAACTACCGGACGGTTTTGA